GCATCGATGCTTTTGCGCTCGGGAGTTCTAGCTATGACTCTCATCGATTTCGACGTCATCGAAGAGTCCAATCTCAATCGCCAGCTTTTCTTCCGAGACCAGATCGGAATGCCCAAGGTCATGGCGTTGTCCGAAACGCTTATGCGCATCGACCCAAGGGTGTCGTTGACGCTGCGTCAGGAAATACTCACCGCCGACAACTTCGAAGCCCTCGTCGGCAAGCCCGACGTACTCGTCGAGGCGGTAGACAGCGCCGAGACCAAGGCGCTGATCATCGACACCTGGGCCAGGAAGATGCCGGCGATTCCTCTGGTGGCTGCTTCGGGCCTGGCCGGATGCGCCTCGGCGAACTGCATCGCCACAGAGGAGCTCGCCGAGAACTGCTGGATCGTGGGCGATCACGTCGCGGACGTCCGAGAAGGACACCCCCTGCTGTCCTCCCGTGTCACCGTGGCGGCCGCGCACCAGGCACACGCGGCGATACGCCTATTGCTGGGGCTCAGGGCCGCCTGATCCTGGCGTGTGTGCGGGCCGAGCCCGTCGTCACCCCACGCCGGGAAGCGAGCTCAGCTTGCCGAGCGCGGCGTCGATGACCGCATGATCAGACGAGCGTACCGTGACATGCCCGACTTTCCTGCCGGCCGCCGGTCGCTTGCCATACAGGTGAAGATGCGCGCCGGGAACGGAGAGGACCTCCTCGGCAGAAGGGATCTCGCCAACGATGTTGAGCATCGTCACGCTCTCCAATGCCGCAGTGTCGCCCAAAGGAAGACCGGTGATCGCCCTCAAGTGATTCTCGAACTGGCTTGTCTGCGCACCCTCGATCGTCCAATGGCCGGAATTGTGGACCCGGGGAGCGAATTCGTTGGCGACAAGCCCGGATTCGGTGTCGAAGAGCTCGAGCGTCAATACGCCGACATAGCGCAAGCTCTCGAGCAGGCTCGTCGCCATTTCGCTTGCCGCATGAGTAGCCGCGTCGCCGGGCCTGCTTATGGCCATGCGTAAAATACCTTCGCGGTGAGTGTTCTCTGACAGCGGATAGATCGCTATTTCCCCGCTCTGCGCGCGAACTGCAATTACTGACACTTCCCGACTGAAAGACACCAATCGCTCGACGATCGCCGGCTCTCGGCGGATAGCCTCCCACGCGGGCGCGACTTCCTCTTCCGAGGAGATCACAATCTGGCCTTTTCCGTCATATCCGAATCTTCTCGTTTTCAAAACCGCGGGCAGCCCAATTGCGGCGATGGCCGAATTGAGCTCTTCCATGCTGGAGACAGGCGCAAAATCGGCAGTTGGTATGCCGAGCTGACGAAAGAGATTTTTCTCCCGAAGGCGGTCCTGTGACATGCCAAGCGCGATAGCCGACGGAAATACCCGCACCCGGTCAGCGAGCGTCTGGATGCTGCTCTCGGGCACGTTCTCGAAATCGAAGGTCGCCACATCGACTTTGTCCGCAAAGGCAGCCAGCGCGGTCGCATCATCGTAAGAAGCGCAGATCAGCTCTCCGGCATCCGCCGCGCAGGCATCCGGCGCGGGGTCGCAAAAGACGAACTTCATCCCCAGAGGCAGACCCGCCAGCGCCATCATCCGGGCAAGCTGACCCCCGCCGAGAACGCCAACGATCATTTGGGCGGCTCGCCCGGGTTCGGGTTTTCCAGGACGCGAGCTGTCTGCGCGCTGCGGTATTCGACAAGCGCGTCAGCGATTTCAGGGTACTTGCCGCCAAGTATCGCCGCCGCCAGCAAGGCGGCATTCGTAGCGCCGGCTTTTCCTATCGCAAGGGTACCCACCGGAATGCCGGCAGGCATCTGAACGATCGACAGCAACGAGTCAAGACCGCTCAACGCCTTTGACCGCACGGGAACGCCTAGCACGGGAAGGTGGGTTTTGGCGGCAACCATGCCCGGTAGATGGGCGGCCCCGCCCGCACCGGCGATGATGACCTCGATTCCTCGCTCGGCGGCCGTCTGCGCATAGGCGAACA
This genomic window from Actinomycetota bacterium contains:
- the thiF gene encoding sulfur carrier protein ThiS adenylyltransferase ThiF, which encodes MRAEESLSAGLAEASIPAEPELRAILAASSVAIIGCGGLGSNIASMLLRSGVLAMTLIDFDVIEESNLNRQLFFRDQIGMPKVMALSETLMRIDPRVSLTLRQEILTADNFEALVGKPDVLVEAVDSAETKALIIDTWARKMPAIPLVAASGLAGCASANCIATEELAENCWIVGDHVADVREGHPLLSSRVTVAAAHQAHAAIRLLLGLRAA
- the purE gene encoding 5-(carboxyamino)imidazole ribonucleotide mutase; protein product: MTILVGVIMGSSSDWKTMCHATETLEKLGIGYEAEVVSAHRTPDKLFAYAQTAAERGIEVIIAGAGGAAHLPGMVAAKTHLPVLGVPVRSKALSGLDSLLSIVQMPAGIPVGTLAIGKAGATNAALLAAAILGGKYPEIADALVEYRSAQTARVLENPNPGEPPK
- a CDS encoding 5-(carboxyamino)imidazole ribonucleotide synthase; the protein is MIVGVLGGGQLARMMALAGLPLGMKFVFCDPAPDACAADAGELICASYDDATALAAFADKVDVATFDFENVPESSIQTLADRVRVFPSAIALGMSQDRLREKNLFRQLGIPTADFAPVSSMEELNSAIAAIGLPAVLKTRRFGYDGKGQIVISSEEEVAPAWEAIRREPAIVERLVSFSREVSVIAVRAQSGEIAIYPLSENTHREGILRMAISRPGDAATHAASEMATSLLESLRYVGVLTLELFDTESGLVANEFAPRVHNSGHWTIEGAQTSQFENHLRAITGLPLGDTAALESVTMLNIVGEIPSAEEVLSVPGAHLHLYGKRPAAGRKVGHVTVRSSDHAVIDAALGKLSSLPGVG